Proteins from one Hyperolius riggenbachi isolate aHypRig1 chromosome 4, aHypRig1.pri, whole genome shotgun sequence genomic window:
- the LOC137504777 gene encoding piggyBac transposable element-derived protein 4-like, with the protein MSRTSYLTILRFLHFSDNSQYQTGEDPNIDPLYKIRPLIDYLSQKFSEVYVPEKNISIDESLVHFTGRLRIKQYIPSKRARYGIKIYKLCESSTGFTCAFRVYEGKDSQLDPPGCPPYMGTNGKVVWDLIHPLLNKGYNLYLDNYYTSISLFKHLARENTPACGTIRSNRKGFPQSLVNKRLKPDESEGLRSEEMLALKYRGKRDVYMLSTIHTPESITPRTGAQEKPKCVHEYSQYMGGVDRNDAAMKPYLAARKTRYWYKKLGLYLLQLGIYNSFILYKMSKNSLSNLEFQEEIAESLISKAATHPGRRFDSVERLSGYHVPEIIPQTGKKQYPQKKCRVCTKQKIRTDTRYHCPECPEKPGLCLKDCFKVYHTCLNF; encoded by the coding sequence ATGTCGAGGACAAGTTATTTGACCATCTTGCGCTTCCTCCATTTCAGTGACAATTCCCAGTACCAAACCGGAGAAGATCCAAATATTGATCCCCtatacaaaattcggcccctaatTGACTACCTATCGCAAAAATTTTCAGAGGTATACGTGccagaaaaaaatataagtattgACGAGTCCCTGGTACACTTCACTGGTCGACTTAGGATCAAGCAATACATCCCTTCCAAGCGTGCCAGATATGGCATAAAAATTTATAAGCTTTGTGAAAGCAGCACTGGATTTACATGCGCTTTCCGAGTGTACGAGGGAAAAGACAGCCAGCTGGATCCACCTGGGTGCCCACCTTATATGGGCACAAATGGTAAAGTTGTCTGGGATCTGATTCACCCTCTCCTGAACAAAGGATACAACCTGTACCTAGACAACTATTACACCAGCATCTCACTATTCAAACATTTAGCGAGAGAGAACACGCCAGCTTGCGGTACCATCAGATCCAACCGCAAAGGCTTCCCTCAGAGCCTTGTCAACAAGCGCCTCAAACCTGATGAATCTGAGGGTCTCCGCAGTGAAGAGATGCTGGCTCTGAAGTACAGGGGAAAAAGGGACGTATATATGCTTTCAACCATACATACTCCTGAAAGCATAACACCCAGGACtggagcacaagagaaacctaaaTGTGTTCATGAGTACAGCCAATATATGGGTGGTGTAGACCGCAATGACGCGGCAATGAAGCCGTACCTGGCCGCACGCAAAACCAGATATTGGtataaaaaattaggcttatacttgcTGCAGTTgggaatttacaacagctttataCTATACAAAATGTCAAAAAACTCTCTCAGCAATTTAGAATTCCAGGAGGAAATAGCTGAATCTCTCATTTCCAAAGCTGCAACTCACCCTGGCAGAAGATTTGATTCAGTCGAGAGACTTTCTGGATATCATGTTCCAGAAATTATACCACAGACGGGGAAAAAGCAATACCCCCAAAAAAAGTGTAGGGTCTGCACTAAACAAAAAATAAGGACGGATACACGATACCATTGCCCCGAATGTCCCGAAAAACCAGGACTTTGTTTGAAAGACTGTTTCAAAGTGTACCACACCTGCCTAAATTTTTAA